CCCGGTCGACTCGCCGACCTTCGCGAAACTGCGCGCCGCCGTCGAACGCTTCGACCCGGACGGCCATGTCGTGCCTTACTGCATGTCGGGCGGCACGGACGCCAAGCAGTTCTCCCGGCTCGGCATCACCGGCTACGGCTTCTCACCACTGAAGCTGCCCGTCGGCTTCGACTACCAGGCGCTGTTCCACGGCGTCGACGAACGCGTCCCCGTCGAGTCACTGCACTTCGGCGTCCGCGTCCTCGATCACTATCTGCGCACGGCCTGACCCGGAACGGGGGGAAATCGATCATGGTGTCCACAGGGGCCCACGGAACATGGCCGTCGCCGATCGACGCGCGGCTGGCCGCCTCGCACGACGGCCGTCCCGAGTACGTCGGCGTGGTCGGCGACGAGGTGTGGTGGACGGAGCCGCGCCCCGCCGAGGCGGGCCGCCGCGCCCTGATCCGCCGTCGGGCGGACGGGACGAGCAGCAGTGTGCTGCCCGCTCCCTGGAACGTACGGAGCCGGGTCATCGAGTACGGCGGACAGCCCTGGGCCGGGGCCGCACGGGCCGAGGGCGGCCCGCTGATCGTCTTCGTCGACTTCGCCGACCAGCGGCTGTATGCCTACGCCCCCGACGGGCCCGGCGAACCCCGGCCGCTCACCCCGGTCTCGGCCGTCGGCGGCGGACTGCGCTGGGTCGACCCGCAGCTCCACCTCGGCCGGGGCGAGCACGGCGAAGTGTGGTGCGTCCTGGAGGAGTTCACCGGCGAGTCGCCCACCGAACTGCGCCGGGTGATCGCCGCAGTGCCCCTGGACGGCTCGGCCGCCGACGACCGGTCGGCGGTACGCGAACTCACCGACGACAGTCACCGCTTCGTCACCGGACCGAAGCTCTCGCCCGACGGGCGGCGGGTGGCCTGGATCGCCTGGGACCATCCGCGGATGCCGTGGGACGGTACCGAGGTGATGCTCGCGGACGTCGCCGAGGACGGCACGTTCCACCACACCTGGAGCTTCGGCGGCGGCCCCGAGGAATCGGTGCCGCAGATCGAATGGGGCGCCGACGGACAGCTCATTTTCGCCAGTGACCGCAGTGGTTGGTGGAATCTGTACCGCGCCGACCCGCACCGGGGCAGGGTCGCACTCTGCCCCCGGGAGCAGGAGTTCGCCGGACCGCTGTGGAAGTTCGGCCTCAGCTGGTTCCGGCCGCTGGAGAACGGCCTGATCGCCACCGTCCACGGCCGGGGCACCACCACGCTCGGCATCCTCGACCCGCAGACCGGCGAACTCGTCGACATCGCCGGGCCCTGGACCGAATGGGCCGGGTCGCTCGCCGTGGACGGCAGCCGGGTCATCGGCATCGCCGCGAGCCCGTACACCTCCTACGAGGTCGTCGAGCTGGACACCGCGACCGGCCGCACCCGGATCATCGGCACACCGCACGAGGACGCCGTTGACCCCGCCTATTACCCGCAGCCCGAGGACCGCACCTTCACCGGGCCCGACGGCCGGGAGATCCACGCCCACATCTACCCGCCGCGCAGCCCCGACCGGACCGGCCCCGACGGCGAACTGCCGCCCTATGTGGTCTGGGCACACGGTGGCCCCACCGGCCATGCCGCACTCGTGCTCGACCTGGAGATCGCCTACTTCACCTCGCGCGGCATCGGCGTCGCCGAGGTCAACTACGGCGGCTCCACCGGCTACGGCAGGGCCTACCGCAACCGGCTGCGTGAACAGTGGGGCGTCGTCGACGTCGAGGACTGCGCGGCCGTCGCCGAGGCGCTGGCCGCCGAGGGAACGGCCGACGCCCGGCGGCTCGCCATCCGGGGCGGCAGCGCCGGCGGCTGGACCACCGCGGCCTCACTGACCGGCACGGATGTCTACGCCTGCGGCACGATCATCTACCCCATCCTCGATCTGACCGGCTGGGGCACGGACGAGACCCATGACTTCGAGTCGCAGTACCTGGAGTCCCTGGTGGGCCCGCTCGCCGAGGTCCCGGCCCGCTACGAGGAGCGCTCGCCGGTCACCCGCACCGACCGGCTGACCACCCCCTTCCTCCTGCTCCAGGGGCTCGACGACCCGATCTGCCCGCCCGTGCAGTGCGAGCGGTTCCTGGCCGAGGTCGAAGGGCGCGGCATCCCGCACGCGTATATCGCCTTCGAGGGGGAGGGGCACGGGTTCCGGCGCGCCGACACCATGATCCGCGCACTGGAGGCCGAACTCTCCCTGTACGGCCAGACGTTCGGCATCGACCGCCCCGACGTACCGCTGCTGGAGCTGAAGAAGTGACCCTCGCCCCCCTGACCCGCCCCGCCCGGCTGCGCCCCGGTGCCAGGATCGCCGTCGTGTCACCGAGCGGGCCGGTGCCCGCCGACCGCCTGGACGCGGGCCTGGACGTACTGCGCGGCTGGGGTCTCGACCCCGTCGAAATGCCCCATGTGCGGGACGTGCACCCGGAGTTGGACTATCTCGCCGGTACGGACGAGGCGCGGGCCCGGGACCTCCAGGAGGCCTGGTGCGATCCGTCCGTCGACGCCGTGATCTGCGCGCGCGGCGGCTACGGCGTGCACCGCATGGTCGACCTGGTCGACTGGGCGGCGATGCGCGCGGCCGGGCCCAAGGTGTTCATCGGCTACAGCGACATCACCGTGCTCCACGAGGCGTTCGCCCAGCGCATGGGGCTCGCCACCCTGCACGGACCCATGGCCGGCACCGAGACCTTCCTCAAGGACCCGGACACCCAGGAGTCCCTGCGGGCCACCCTGTTCGAGCCCGAGTCGGTACGCACCCTGGGTCTTCCCACAGCGCGGGTGCTGGTTCCCGGCCGTGCGCGCGGTATCACCTACGGCGGCTGTGTGAGCCTGCTCGCCGCCGACATCGGCACCCCGCACGCCCGGGCGTCCGCCCGGGGCGGGCTGCTGGTGATCGAGGACACCACCGAGGATCCGTACAGCATCGACCGCATCCTCACCCAGTTGCTGAGGGCCGGGGCGCTCGACGGGGTGGCGGGGGTGGCCTGCGGCTCCTGGGCGGGCTGCGGTCCGTACGAGAAGGTGCGGGCGGTCCTCGCCGACCGGCTCGGCCCGCTCGGCGTACCCGTCGTCGAGGAGCTGGGCTTCGGGCACGGGCCGACGGCGCTCACGATTCCGCTCGGGGTGCCCGCCGCGCTGGACGCACCGGCCGACGGCGGCCCCGCCACGCTCACCGTCGAGGTGCCCGCACTGGTCTGAACGGCCCTGGATCACGGAGAAGTTGAGCAACCCTCAGGAAACGCGGCCCCGAGCGTTGACATCGCCATGACGCGTGTCACAGCATGAGCGCGGTCCAGTACTTACTGGTCGGTAAGACGCCCTCGGTGTGGAGGTCTTCGTGTCGCGTGCCGTTTCCCGCTCCCGCTGCCGCCCTCGGTCCGCGTACCGGACACTCTCCCGGAAGCCGCTCGTGTACATGGCCGGAGCCGCGCTCGCCGCACCGCTGGTCCTCACCGGTGCGGCGAGCGCGACCGCCGCCGGGACCGCCCCGTACACCGTCACCCCACTGGAGTTCACCGTTCAGGCGGGCGGCCGGTCCTGCACCGTCGACGCCGACCTGTACCGTCCCGCCGGGGCCGACGCGCAGCACCCCGTCCCCGCCGTCCTCGCCACCAACGGCTTCGGCGGCAGCAAATCGGACGGCTCGACCGATGCCATCGGCAAGGCCTTCGCCTCCCTCGGCTATGTCGGCCTCGTCTACTCCGGCCTCGGCTTCGGCAAGTCCGGCTGTCTCATCACACTCGACGACCCGGCCATCGACGGCAGGGCGGCCGCCGGACTCGTCGACTTCCTCGCCGGGACGCGCGCCGCCGATGACGGCACGAAGGCCGACTTCGTCACCAAGGACGGCAAGGGCGACCCCAGGGTCGGCATGATCGGCGGCTCGTACGGCGGTGCCATCCAGATGGCCACCGCGGCCGTCGACCACCGCGTCGACGCCCTCGTACCGCTGATCACCTGGAACGACCTGGCCTACGCGCTCGCCCCCAACAACACCGGTACGCGAAAAAGTGTTTCGTCCGACACCGCCGGTGTCTTCAAGTGGCAGTGGACCAACGGCTTCTACCTGCTGGGGGAGGGGCAGACGCTCCTCGGCGCGAGCCTCGACCCGTCCCGGTTCGGCAGCCTCACCTGTCTGCACTTCGCACCGCGGGCCTGCGACACCATCCGGCTGCTCAACTCCGGCCGCTATCCCGCGGACAGGACCGCCGCGATGCTCGACTACGCACGCGGCGTATCACCCGTCGATTACCTCGGCGGGGTCAAGGCACCCACCCTGCTCGTACAGGGCCAGGCCGACACCCTGTTCAACCTGAACGAGGCCACCGCCACGTACAGGACCCTCAAGGCGCAGGGCACCACGGCCAAGATGATCTGGCAGGCCTGGGGGCACAGCGGCGGACAGGCGCCCGGTGAACTCGACCTGAGCCAGGGCGATCTGGAGACGAGCTACGTCGGACAGCGCGTCCTCGCCTGGTTCGACCGCTACCTCCAGCACAGGCAGAACACCGACACCGGGCCCGAGTTCGCCTACTACCGCGACTGGAAGAGCGGCTACGGCACCGCGGCCGCCGTGCCCGCCCTCAGTCAGAAGATGTACCTCTCCGGCGACGGCAAGCTCGTCGACAACCGTTCCGAGGTCACCCGGGGCAGCCGTCAGTACGCCAACTGGCTCGTACCGACGAGCCATTCGGAGAGCTCGCTCGCCGGACTCATCGGACTGCCCGACCCCGCGCCGTACGACACCAAGGGCACCTATCTCGGCTGGACGAGCGCCCCGCTGACCGCCGCCGTCGATGTCGTCGGCGCGCCGAAGGCCACGCTGAAGGTCGTCTCGCCGAAGACGGAGCGCGTACAGAACAGCGGGGACGCCGCAGACAAGCTCGTCCTGTTCGCCAAGGTGTACGACGTGGCGCCGGACGGCACCCGGACCCTGGTGAACCGGCTCGTCTCCCCGGTGCGCGTGCCCGACGTCACCCGTTCGTTCACCGTGCAGCTGCCGGGCATCGTGCACCGGTACGAGGCGGGGCACCGGCTCGAATTCGCGATCGCGGCGAGCGACAGCGCCTACCTCGGCAATCGCGGCATCAAGCCGGTCACAGTGGTCAGCGCCCCCGGGGACACCGGTGTGCTGGAGCTGCCGGTGGTCGGCGGCCGGGTGGAGTGAGGCGCCGAGGACACCGCCTAGGCTGGCCGGATGTCTGAAACCGACTGTCTGGCCGAGGGACGGCGCACGGCGATCCGCCCCTACGCCCAGACGGATGCCGAAGAGTTCACCACCCGGGCGAGGGAGAGCAGGGGCATCCACCGCCCCTGGCTCTTCCCGCCCGAGGACGCCCCCGCGTACGCCGCCTACGCGGGCCGGCTGATCGAGGACCCCACGAAGACGGGCTTCCTGGTCTGCGAACGCGGGAGCGGCAGCGGTGAGGGCGCGGCCGGTGACCGGATCGCGGGGTTCATCAACATCAACAACATCGTCCGCGGCGGGTTCCGGTGCGGGGCGCTCGGATACGGGGCCTTCGCCCATGCGACGGGGCGCGGCCTGATGAGCGAGGGGCTGGGCCTGGTCCTGCGGTACGCGTTCGGGCCGCTCGGCCTGCACCGCCTGGAAGCCAACATCCAGCCCGCCAACGAGGGTTCGCTCGCCCTCGTCAAACGGGCCGGATTCCGCCTCGAAGGGCTCTCGCCGGACTTCCTCTTCATCGACGGAGCCTGGCGCGACCACGAGCGGTGGGCGATCACGGCCGAGATGCTCCGCTAGGACCTGTCCGCGCCCAGGGCCGTGGACACCACGGCGCCGGGCTCCTGTCCGGCCTGCAGGGCCGGGGTTCCGTCCGGCGCCCAGAAGCCGGATCCGCCCGACGTGAGGGCGTACACCCCGCTCGGACCCGCCGAGGTGGCCAGCACCGCCCACACGCCGTGGTCGCGCGCCACCCTGCCCATGTGCCCGTCGCGCCGGGCGGCCTGCCCGGGCCCCGGGCCGTACAGCGTGCTCGCCGCATACACGTCGATGCCCAGCGCGGCGGTGGCGGCGGCATGCTCGGGAACGGCGGCGTCGTAACAGACCGCGAGCCCGAGCCGCAGGCCGTCGACCACCAGGACCTCGGGCTTCTCTCCCGGGGTGAAGCGGTTCACCTCCTCGCCGTGCAGCCACATCTTGCGGTAGACGACGCTCGCGCCCTCGCCCGTGACGGCCAGGGTGGCGATGTACTCACGCCCGTCCGCATCACCCACCGGCGCCCCGACCAGCGCCGTCGCCCTCGCCTCGCGGCACGCAGTGACGACGGGACCGAGGCGGGGGTCGCCGGGGGACACGGCCGGGGCGGCCAGGTCGTATCCCGTGAGCGACAGTTCCGGAAAGACGACCAGCCGCGCCCCGGACCGGCCGATCGCCTCCGCGTGGATGACGGCGTTGGCGGCGACATCGAGATGTACACAGTCGGGCTGGGCGACAGCGACGGCGACGGTGAGCGGTGCGGTCACGGGCTACTCCGGATCAACCGGTCGGCCGGGTGTTCCGGGGGCAGCCCGGGAGACACCGCAGGTCACCGACGCGAACAAGGCGACGACCAGCTTATCGACCGCATGCTCACAGCAGCCCGTGTGGGCGGCCTCTCGCAGGGGGAGCGGCGGGCGCAGCTGCCCGATGTGGGGTATCGGGGTGTCCGCTGAAGCGTCGAGTGCACCCCAGTGGCCCACCCAGGGTTGGGCAAGTCTTTGCCGGTGGCTGATTCGGCCCGTCTTCCCGGCCCGCGGGCCGCTCCCGTACGGGTTGCGGGGCGCTGCAGTGCGTATAGGAAAGGGAAAGCGGCGGCTGAAATCACGAGGGGCGACCTGCGTCTATGTAACGCCCGTGTTGACCGTACGCAATCGCAGGCACAGGCTCGTTATATAGCTGCAAAATACAACTGGTTCTGCCGGGCCCTCGACCTCGGCGCCCCGCCCACAGGACGGCACCGTGCGTACGACCACTTCTCCGGCCGGGACCCGATCTGGAGGACGCGTATGTGTGGCATCGTCGGCTGGGTCTCCTTCGACAGTGATCTGTGGGCAACCGAGGCGGTCACGACGCTGGACGCGATGACGGAGACCATGGCCTGCCGGGGGCCCGACGACCGGGGGACCTGGATCGCCCCGCACGCGGGGCTCGGACACCGCCGGCTCGCGGTCATCGACCTGCCCGGCGGGCGCCAGCCCATGAGCGTCAAGACGCCCGAGGGGGACGTCGCCCTCGTCTACTCCGGTGAGGCGTACAACTTCACCGAACTCCGTACCGAGCTGACCGCCCGCGGGCACCGCTTCGTCACCGACTCGGACACCGAGGTCGTGCTGCACGGCTATCTGGAGTGGGGCGAGTCGGTCGCCGAACGGCTCAACGGCATGTACGCCTTCGCTCTCTGGGACAGCCGCCACGACAAGCTCGTCATGATCCGCGACCGGATGGGGGTCAAGCCCCTCTACTACTGGCCGACGCCCGACGGAGTGCTCTTCGGCTCGGAGCCCAAGGCGATCTTCGCCAATCCGGTGGCCCGGCCCCGGGTCGCCCTCGACGGGCTCCGGGAACTGTTCGCCCTGGTCAAGAGCCCCGGCCACGCCGTGTGGGACGGCATGTACGAGGTGGAGCCCGGCACGGTCGTCACCGTGGACCGCGGGGGTCTGCGCCGGCACGTCTACTGGCGGCTGGAGACCCGCCCGCACACCGACGACCGGGACGCCTCGATCGCCCGCGTACGGTCACTGCTCGACGACATCGTGTCCCGTCAACTGGTCTCCGACGTACCCCGCTGCGTCCTGCTCTCCGGCGGTCTCGACTCGTCCGCGGTCACCCTGCTCGCCGCCCGGCAGCTCGCCCGGAGCGGCGAGAAGGTCCGCACCTTCGCCGTCGACTTCGTCGGACGTACCGAGCACTTCGTCGCCGACGCACTGCGCACCACCCCCGACACGCCGTTCGTGCACGACGTGGCCGACCGCGCGGGCACCCTCCACCGCGACATCGTGCTCGACCCGGACGCCCTCGCCGACCCCGAGGTGCGCGCCCGGATGATCCGGGCCCGGGACATCCCCATGGGCCTCGGCGACATGGACGCCTCGCTCTATCTGCTCTTCCGGGCCATCCGCGAACACTCGACCGTCGCGCTGTCCGGCGAGTCGGCCGACGAGGTCTTCGGCGGCTACCTCCAGTTCTTCGACGAGGAGGCCCGCAGCGCCGACACCTTCCCCTGGCTGGTGCGGTTCGCCGAGCGCTTCGGCGAGGACGCGGGCATGCTCCGCGACGACGTGAACCAGGCCCTCGGCCTGGAGGGATACATCCGCGACAGCTACGAATCCGCCGTCGCCGGCATCGAACGGCTCACCGGCGAGAGCGATTTCGAGTACCGCATGCGCAGGATCTGCCACCTCCACCTGACCCGGTTCGTGCGCATCCTGCTCGACCGAAAGGACCGCGCGAGCATGGCCGTCGGCCTGGAGGTCCGGGTGCCGTTCTGCGACCACCGGCTCGTCGAGTACGTCTACAACGCCCCCTGGGCCCTGAAGTCCTTCGACGGCAGGGAGAAGAGCCTGCTGCGCGAGGCCACCGCGGACCTGCTTCCCCGGTCCGTGTACGAGCGGACCAAGACCCCCTATCCGTCGACCCAGGACCCGAAGTACGCCGTCGCCCTCCAGGGGTACGCCCACGACCTGCTCGCGCGCCCGGACCACCGGGTCTTCGACCTCATCGACCGTGCCCGGCTGCAACGGGTGGCCGACCACGACGTCCCCCGGATCACCTCGGCCTCCCGCCGCGGTCTGGAACGCACCCTGGACCTCGCGATGTGGCTCGACATGTACGAACCGGAGGTGGACCTCGGCTGAGCGGGCTCCCACCGAACAAGCCCTGCTCGGCTCCTTTGCCGAGTCCGTGCCTCGTCCGGCTCAGCCGACGTGGACACGCGGCCGGCGGGTTCGATTCGGTTCGGCCTCGCGCAGGACTTCGCGGGTGACGGGGGCGACCTCGCCCTGGCCGAAGAGGAAGAAGCGGAGGAAGTTGGTGAAGGGGTTGCCCTCGGTCCACTCGAAGTAGATGTGCGGGGTGCAGCCGGTGGTGTCGCGGACGTGAAGGAGCAGGGCGGCGAGGGCGTTGGGGACGGAGGAGCTCTCCAGGGTCAGGACGCGGTAGCGGCCGTGCAGGACTTCGCCGCGTACGTTCAGGCCCGCTTCGAACTCCGAGGGGTCGAGGACGGTGACCTCGACGAAGACGAAGTCCTCCGGGGTCGGGACGTCGTTGTCCTGACGGATCTGCTCGATCTTGTGGCGGTACTCGGCGATGTCGCGGTTGTCGGGCTCATTGGCGATGAACCGGATCCTGCGGCTGGCGACATCCCGCACGAAGCGCTCTGCCATGCCGTCCATGGTCACGCTGGTGACCCGGAGTTCGAAGGCGCGGGCGAGTCGTGAAAGCAGTGAGACGAGGATGATCCCGGCGATGAAGCAGGCACCGATCTTCACGCCGTCGGGGCGCTCGATGACGTTCACGACGGTGGTGTAGAGGAAGATCGCCGAGATGACGGCGAAGGCGATGGTCCAGTTGCGCTGGCCCGCCTTGCGCGCGGCGATGGTGACGGCGATGGCGGCGGAGCTGATCAGCACGAGGACGCCGGTGGCGTAGGCGCCACCCTGGGCGTCGACGTCGGCGTCGAAGATCCATGTGACCAGGAATGCCACCAGGGTGAACACGATCACCATCGGGCGCACGGCGCGCGCCCAGTGCGGGGCCATGCCGTACCGGGGCAGGTAGCGCGGCATCAGGTTGAGCAGACCGGCCATGGCGGAGGCGCCGGCGAACCACAGGATGGCGATGGTGGAGACGTCGTAGACCGTGCCGAAGATGTTTCCGAGGTACTCGTGTGCCAGATATGCCAGTGCGCGGCCGTTGGCCTGGCCGCCCGACTCGAACTCCTTCTCCGGGATGAGCACGGTGGTGATGAAGCTCGTGGCGATAAGGAACACGCTCATGATCACCGCAGCGGTGGTCAGCAGCTTCTTCGTGCCCCGGATACGGCCGGTGGGCTTCTCCTCGGTGTCCTCGGGGTCGCCTTCGACGTGCGGCATGACCGCCACGCCGGTCTCGAAGCCGGACAGGCCGAGCGCGAGCTTCGGGAAGACCAGCAGAGACACTCCGATCATGGCGAAAACGTTTCCGTGCTCGGCGGTCAGGGCCGTCGACCAGTCGGTGATCACGTGCCCTTCCGTGATCACGTGCCAGAGCCCCGCCACCGTGACCACGACGTTGAGCGCCAGGTAGATCCCCACCAGCACGACCGCGACGCCGATCGCCTCCAGGAAGCCCTTGAGGAACACCGCGCCCAGCAGCGCCACGAGAATGAGTGTGATCAGCATCTGCTTGTCGTACAGCGCATCGGTCAGGTGCGGGTTCTCCACCAGGTGGGTGGAGGCGTCCGCCGCCGACAGCGTGATGGTGATCAGGAAGTCGGTGGCAGCGAAGCCGAGCAGCGTCAGGACGAACAGCTTGCCCTTCCAGAACGACAGCAGCCGCTCCAGCATCGCGATCGAGCCCTCGCCGCGCGGGCTCTCCTCGGCCACCCGCCGGTAGACCGGCAGCGCGCCCGCCAAAGTGACGATCACGAGCACGACAGTGGCGACAGGCGACAGCAGCCCGGCGGCCAGGGCGGC
This sequence is a window from Streptomyces sp. NBC_01217. Protein-coding genes within it:
- a CDS encoding CocE/NonD family hydrolase, giving the protein MAGAALAAPLVLTGAASATAAGTAPYTVTPLEFTVQAGGRSCTVDADLYRPAGADAQHPVPAVLATNGFGGSKSDGSTDAIGKAFASLGYVGLVYSGLGFGKSGCLITLDDPAIDGRAAAGLVDFLAGTRAADDGTKADFVTKDGKGDPRVGMIGGSYGGAIQMATAAVDHRVDALVPLITWNDLAYALAPNNTGTRKSVSSDTAGVFKWQWTNGFYLLGEGQTLLGASLDPSRFGSLTCLHFAPRACDTIRLLNSGRYPADRTAAMLDYARGVSPVDYLGGVKAPTLLVQGQADTLFNLNEATATYRTLKAQGTTAKMIWQAWGHSGGQAPGELDLSQGDLETSYVGQRVLAWFDRYLQHRQNTDTGPEFAYYRDWKSGYGTAAAVPALSQKMYLSGDGKLVDNRSEVTRGSRQYANWLVPTSHSESSLAGLIGLPDPAPYDTKGTYLGWTSAPLTAAVDVVGAPKATLKVVSPKTERVQNSGDAADKLVLFAKVYDVAPDGTRTLVNRLVSPVRVPDVTRSFTVQLPGIVHRYEAGHRLEFAIAASDSAYLGNRGIKPVTVVSAPGDTGVLELPVVGGRVE
- a CDS encoding carbon-nitrogen hydrolase family protein, which produces MTAPLTVAVAVAQPDCVHLDVAANAVIHAEAIGRSGARLVVFPELSLTGYDLAAPAVSPGDPRLGPVVTACREARATALVGAPVGDADGREYIATLAVTGEGASVVYRKMWLHGEEVNRFTPGEKPEVLVVDGLRLGLAVCYDAAVPEHAAATAALGIDVYAASTLYGPGPGQAARRDGHMGRVARDHGVWAVLATSAGPSGVYALTSGGSGFWAPDGTPALQAGQEPGAVVSTALGADRS
- a CDS encoding S66 peptidase family protein — protein: MTLAPLTRPARLRPGARIAVVSPSGPVPADRLDAGLDVLRGWGLDPVEMPHVRDVHPELDYLAGTDEARARDLQEAWCDPSVDAVICARGGYGVHRMVDLVDWAAMRAAGPKVFIGYSDITVLHEAFAQRMGLATLHGPMAGTETFLKDPDTQESLRATLFEPESVRTLGLPTARVLVPGRARGITYGGCVSLLAADIGTPHARASARGGLLVIEDTTEDPYSIDRILTQLLRAGALDGVAGVACGSWAGCGPYEKVRAVLADRLGPLGVPVVEELGFGHGPTALTIPLGVPAALDAPADGGPATLTVEVPALV
- a CDS encoding prolyl oligopeptidase family serine peptidase, with product MVSTGAHGTWPSPIDARLAASHDGRPEYVGVVGDEVWWTEPRPAEAGRRALIRRRADGTSSSVLPAPWNVRSRVIEYGGQPWAGAARAEGGPLIVFVDFADQRLYAYAPDGPGEPRPLTPVSAVGGGLRWVDPQLHLGRGEHGEVWCVLEEFTGESPTELRRVIAAVPLDGSAADDRSAVRELTDDSHRFVTGPKLSPDGRRVAWIAWDHPRMPWDGTEVMLADVAEDGTFHHTWSFGGGPEESVPQIEWGADGQLIFASDRSGWWNLYRADPHRGRVALCPREQEFAGPLWKFGLSWFRPLENGLIATVHGRGTTTLGILDPQTGELVDIAGPWTEWAGSLAVDGSRVIGIAASPYTSYEVVELDTATGRTRIIGTPHEDAVDPAYYPQPEDRTFTGPDGREIHAHIYPPRSPDRTGPDGELPPYVVWAHGGPTGHAALVLDLEIAYFTSRGIGVAEVNYGGSTGYGRAYRNRLREQWGVVDVEDCAAVAEALAAEGTADARRLAIRGGSAGGWTTAASLTGTDVYACGTIIYPILDLTGWGTDETHDFESQYLESLVGPLAEVPARYEERSPVTRTDRLTTPFLLLQGLDDPICPPVQCERFLAEVEGRGIPHAYIAFEGEGHGFRRADTMIRALEAELSLYGQTFGIDRPDVPLLELKK
- a CDS encoding GNAT family N-acetyltransferase; the encoded protein is MSETDCLAEGRRTAIRPYAQTDAEEFTTRARESRGIHRPWLFPPEDAPAYAAYAGRLIEDPTKTGFLVCERGSGSGEGAAGDRIAGFININNIVRGGFRCGALGYGAFAHATGRGLMSEGLGLVLRYAFGPLGLHRLEANIQPANEGSLALVKRAGFRLEGLSPDFLFIDGAWRDHERWAITAEMLR
- a CDS encoding amino acid transporter — encoded protein: MATTEHARTSRLQAWMLEGLSDMGKGSRQKPHAPPSQPVHKGQRWWRVMCLTGVDYFSTLGYQPGIAALAAGLLSPVATVVLVIVTLAGALPVYRRVAEESPRGEGSIAMLERLLSFWKGKLFVLTLLGFAATDFLITITLSAADASTHLVENPHLTDALYDKQMLITLILVALLGAVFLKGFLEAIGVAVVLVGIYLALNVVVTVAGLWHVITEGHVITDWSTALTAEHGNVFAMIGVSLLVFPKLALGLSGFETGVAVMPHVEGDPEDTEEKPTGRIRGTKKLLTTAAVIMSVFLIATSFITTVLIPEKEFESGGQANGRALAYLAHEYLGNIFGTVYDVSTIAILWFAGASAMAGLLNLMPRYLPRYGMAPHWARAVRPMVIVFTLVAFLVTWIFDADVDAQGGAYATGVLVLISSAAIAVTIAARKAGQRNWTIAFAVISAIFLYTTVVNVIERPDGVKIGACFIAGIILVSLLSRLARAFELRVTSVTMDGMAERFVRDVASRRIRFIANEPDNRDIAEYRHKIEQIRQDNDVPTPEDFVFVEVTVLDPSEFEAGLNVRGEVLHGRYRVLTLESSSVPNALAALLLHVRDTTGCTPHIYFEWTEGNPFTNFLRFFLFGQGEVAPVTREVLREAEPNRTRRPRVHVG
- the asnB gene encoding asparagine synthase (glutamine-hydrolyzing), translating into MCGIVGWVSFDSDLWATEAVTTLDAMTETMACRGPDDRGTWIAPHAGLGHRRLAVIDLPGGRQPMSVKTPEGDVALVYSGEAYNFTELRTELTARGHRFVTDSDTEVVLHGYLEWGESVAERLNGMYAFALWDSRHDKLVMIRDRMGVKPLYYWPTPDGVLFGSEPKAIFANPVARPRVALDGLRELFALVKSPGHAVWDGMYEVEPGTVVTVDRGGLRRHVYWRLETRPHTDDRDASIARVRSLLDDIVSRQLVSDVPRCVLLSGGLDSSAVTLLAARQLARSGEKVRTFAVDFVGRTEHFVADALRTTPDTPFVHDVADRAGTLHRDIVLDPDALADPEVRARMIRARDIPMGLGDMDASLYLLFRAIREHSTVALSGESADEVFGGYLQFFDEEARSADTFPWLVRFAERFGEDAGMLRDDVNQALGLEGYIRDSYESAVAGIERLTGESDFEYRMRRICHLHLTRFVRILLDRKDRASMAVGLEVRVPFCDHRLVEYVYNAPWALKSFDGREKSLLREATADLLPRSVYERTKTPYPSTQDPKYAVALQGYAHDLLARPDHRVFDLIDRARLQRVADHDVPRITSASRRGLERTLDLAMWLDMYEPEVDLG